In Silene latifolia isolate original U9 population chromosome X, ASM4854445v1, whole genome shotgun sequence, the following proteins share a genomic window:
- the LOC141620200 gene encoding uncharacterized protein LOC141620200 produces the protein MARKSNLQRQREMTMRGRSIHVTQEDYSSKTSEEEIETVVENSDELCPNTMHGKPNGEEGGKMKDVNELVGIPELVVETETEEEEVVKETQEVLITEEIDTETEDDDMLQIQSEDVEEEVVYWNQAVLCYILGANPPWEVIEGFIRRIWTKYNIDKISFMPSGVFLVRFKTVEMRDKVLQAGHFLFDNKPMIVKAWHKDLGMTKEDVQSVPAWIRLHNLPLKFWEKSLPKISSLVGKFVKNDQATEERTRLGFARVMVEMVVDQKLPEKVSFRDENGKIVQIDVEYEWRPVKCLKCQGMGHEMENCRRGEQKKEKAVVKQVWRPKQPVTMEKGDPPLTAENGKLQVAGTAAMSTPRSSIKRLTILRRKPVGEGYNNTEFGAHSYKDILSPSKDVGAQGNAQIDSLLDKKVFHLTMVYAFNGIQERAPLWVQLRRIAGQTQGPWAIAGEFNCVLSATERIGGNTTAAEMDPFRECLEDCEVVDIAATGSLYTWNNKQRPEERIYSRLDRFLINKEWSDHYPDLYAHFLPEGLFDHSPCMIGSTQRAQRKNNFKYFNMWGGSKDFKEIVRQIWHQQIRGTPMYSLVNKLKCLKPKLIQLNRDGFSDIE, from the exons ATGGCTAGGAAATCAAATTTGCAACGTCAACGAGAGATGACAATGCGTGGAAGAAGTATTCATGTAACACAGGAGGATTATTCTAGCAAGACTTCAGAGGAGGAAATAGAGACTGTTGTGGAAAATAGTGATGAATTGTGCCCTAATACTATGCATGGAAAACCTAATGGAGAGGAAGGAGGGAAAATGAAAGACGTCAATGAACTTGTAGGAATTCCTGAACTAGTGGTTGAAACGGAAACTGAGG aagaagaagtagtgAAGGAAACACAAGAGGTTTTGATTACTGAAGAGATTGATACAGAAACAGAGGATGATGATATGCTCCAAATTCAGTCTGAAGACGTGGAAGAGGAGGTTGTGTACTGGAATCAGGCGGTGTTATGCTATATACTAGGGGCTAATCCTCCTTGGGAGGTGATTGAAGGATTCATCAGGCGTATATGGACTAAATACAATATTGACAAAATATCATTCATGCCATCAGGGGTGTTTCTGGTAAGATTCAAAACTGTGGAAATGAGAGACAAAGTTTTACAGGCAGGGCATTTTCTTTTTGATAATAAGCCGATGATTGTTAAGGCTTGGCATAAGGATTTGGGAATGACAAAGGAGGATGTGCAATCAGTGCCAGCATGGATTAGGTTGCATAATTTGCCATTAAAATTCTGGGAGAAAAGTTTGCCAAAGATTTCAAGCTTAGTGGGAAAATTTGTGAAAAATGATCAGGCTACAGAAGAAAGAACAAGGTTGGGCTTTGCCAGAGTTATGGTGGAAATGGTGGTGGACCAAAAACTGCCTGAAAAAGTATCTTTCAGGGATGAGAATGGGAAGATAGTTCAAATAGATGTGGAATATGAATGGAGGCCTGTGAAATGCCTCAAATGCCAAGGTATGGGACATGAGATGGAAAATTGCAGGAGAGgagaacaaaagaaagagaaggCAGTGGTGAAGCAGGTGTGGAGACCTAAACAACCTGTCACTATGGAGAAAGGGGACCCCCCTCTCACTGCAGAGAATGGGAAGCTTCAGGTAGCAGGTACTGCAGCAATGAGTACTCCAAGATCATCTATTAAAAGATTAACTATCCTAAGAAGGAAACCAGTGGGTGAAGGATATAACAATACCGAATTTGGAGCACATTCCTATAAGGATATACTATCTCCTTCTAAGGATGTAGGGGCTCAAGGTAATGCACAG ATTGATTCTTTGCTGGATAAGAAAGTTTTTCACTTAACTATGGTATATGCCTTTAATGGTATTCAAGAAAGGGCCCCTCTTTGGGTCCAGTTAAGGAGAATTGCAGGTCAGACTCAAGGACCATGGGCCATAGCAGGAGAATTTAATTGTGTTTTGTCTGCAACTGAAAGGATTGGTGGGAATACTACTGCAGCAGAAATGGATCCTTTTAGGGAGTGTTTGGAGGACTGTGAGGTAGTGGACATTGCTGCCACAGGGTCTCTATATACTTGGAACAATAAGCAAAGACCAGAGGAAAGGATATACAGCAGATTGGATAGATTTCTGATTAACAAGGAGTGGAGTGATCATTATCCTGATTTATATGCACACTTTTTGCCTGAAGGGCTATTTGATCATTCTCCTTGTATGATTGGGAGTACTCAGAGAGCTCAGAGAAAGAACAACTTTaagtacttcaatatgtggggtgGTTCCAAGGACTTCAAAGAGATTGTGAGGCAAATATGGCATCAGCAGATAAGGGGTACTCCTATGTACAGCTTGGTTAACAAGCTAAAATGCTTAAAACCAAAGCTGATTCAGCTGAACAGAGATGGCTTCAGTGATATTGAATAA